A genomic segment from Alistipes senegalensis JC50 encodes:
- a CDS encoding sialidase family protein, whose translation MRRIRLLAPLLLLLCTGKPQPLAASPRGEGIIEVRGRLIDIRQAQPGAEVFPQYKRNRFGKSLPARLEGMTYAVSLREFRGPEAVRASKPCDLLLALSGARPDTTQWLPTGEGFFVDKTRYRLYRRSYDTPGRWLELPSQQEGPSCMLFAENLRVAGTAPVPGVVIAQVRELRRTHITNPNLLILPDGSYLAACSGANLQRNVDFYRSTNRGATWKHWSRGRYPINFYTVFLHQGALYMMGTATPQGDIIICRSDDMGRTWSFPDETCSDEGILLRGKYHSAPVPVVVHGGRIWRAMETNTPGEKRRAFVMSAPVDADLMQASSWSRSEQLDYDPAWIDGNRFRQWIEGNIVVAPDQSLVNVLRVDEHTCGHSAAIVRVLSPERLAFDPRRDIVEMPGGGKKFTIRYDSLSQRYWSLTSVVCEEFRGLAHGGIYANGIHCGLIRNTLALISSEDLRRWDVERIVIRSDNPFFDGFQYIDWQFDGDDLIAVIRLAMEEPRGLPNRQHDANFLVFKRIERFREPGAAAPDNVRTLHKP comes from the coding sequence ATGCGCCGAATCCGACTGCTCGCTCCGCTGCTCCTGCTTCTCTGCACGGGAAAGCCGCAACCCCTTGCGGCCTCCCCGCGCGGGGAGGGGATCATCGAAGTCCGGGGACGGTTGATCGACATCCGTCAGGCGCAGCCCGGCGCGGAGGTCTTTCCCCAATACAAGCGCAACCGCTTCGGCAAAAGCCTCCCCGCACGGCTCGAAGGAATGACCTATGCCGTCAGCCTGCGGGAGTTCCGGGGCCCCGAAGCGGTGCGGGCGTCAAAGCCCTGCGACCTGCTGCTGGCGCTCTCCGGCGCCCGGCCCGACACGACGCAATGGCTCCCCACGGGCGAGGGATTTTTCGTCGATAAAACCCGCTACCGGCTCTACCGGCGGAGTTACGACACCCCCGGCCGCTGGCTGGAACTCCCGTCGCAGCAGGAGGGGCCCTCCTGCATGCTCTTCGCCGAAAACCTCCGCGTGGCCGGTACGGCGCCCGTTCCCGGGGTGGTCATCGCACAGGTCCGGGAGCTGCGCCGCACGCACATCACCAATCCCAATCTGCTGATCCTCCCCGACGGCAGTTATCTGGCGGCGTGCAGCGGCGCGAACCTCCAGCGGAACGTCGATTTCTACCGCTCGACGAACCGGGGTGCGACCTGGAAACACTGGTCGCGGGGACGCTATCCGATCAATTTCTACACGGTGTTCCTCCATCAGGGTGCGCTATACATGATGGGAACGGCCACGCCTCAGGGCGACATCATCATCTGCCGCTCGGACGATATGGGCCGCACGTGGAGTTTCCCCGACGAAACATGCTCCGACGAAGGCATCCTCCTGCGCGGCAAATACCACTCGGCACCCGTTCCGGTCGTCGTCCACGGAGGGCGCATCTGGCGTGCCATGGAAACCAATACGCCGGGCGAGAAACGCCGGGCGTTCGTCATGTCGGCACCCGTCGATGCCGATCTGATGCAGGCGTCGAGCTGGAGCCGCTCCGAACAGCTCGACTACGACCCCGCGTGGATAGACGGGAACAGGTTCCGCCAGTGGATCGAGGGCAACATCGTCGTCGCCCCCGATCAATCGCTGGTCAATGTCCTGCGGGTGGACGAGCACACCTGCGGCCACTCGGCGGCCATCGTCCGCGTGTTAAGCCCCGAACGGCTCGCGTTCGATCCCCGCAGGGACATCGTCGAAATGCCGGGCGGCGGCAAGAAGTTCACCATCCGCTACGATTCGCTGTCGCAGCGCTACTGGTCGCTCACCTCCGTCGTCTGCGAAGAGTTCCGGGGCCTCGCCCACGGGGGCATCTACGCCAACGGCATCCATTGCGGACTGATCCGCAACACCCTGGCGCTCATCAGTTCGGAGGACCTCCGCCGCTGGGATGTCGAACGCATCGTCATCCGAAGCGACAACCCCTTTTTCGACGGTTTCCAATACATCGACTGGCAGTTCGACGGCGACGACCTGATCGCCGTCATCCGGCTGGCCATGGAGGAGCCCCGCGGCCTTCCGAACCGCCAGCACGACGCCAATTTCCTCGTATTCAAACGCATCGAACGGTTCCGGGAACCCGGAGCGGCCGCCCCCGACAACGTCCGAACCTTGCACAAACCTTAA